A genomic stretch from Microtus pennsylvanicus isolate mMicPen1 chromosome 11, mMicPen1.hap1, whole genome shotgun sequence includes:
- the LOC142831925 gene encoding olfactory receptor 1496-like yields MTRNNETFFSEFLLLGLSIPPAYKHLFYSLFLAMYLTTILGNLLIIVLVLLDSHLHTPMYLFLSNLSFSDLCFSSVTTPKLLQNMQSQIPSITFGGCLTQLYFYMFFGNMEIFLLVVMAYDRYVAICFPLHYTSIMSPKLCVCLLLPLWMLTTLHAMMHTMLMARLSFCKNNVILHFFCDLSPLLNLACSDTSVNELMILITGGSFIIVPFLLIVTSYSRIVSSIFKISSTQGIYKVFSTCGSHLAVVSLFYGTLFGLYLCPSTNYSPVKETTMTMMYTVVTPMLNPFIYSLRNRDMKMALKRVICNKKISL; encoded by the coding sequence ATGACTAGAAACAACGAAACTTTCTTCTCAGAGTTCCTACTACTGGGCCTGTCCATCCCCCCAGCGTACAAGCACCTGTTCTATTCACTGTTTCTGGCCATGTACCTCACCACCATCCTGGGGAACCTGCTAATCATTGTCCTTGTTCTCCTGGACTCCcatctccacacacccatgtacttgtTTCTCAGCAACTTGTCCTTCTCTGACCTGTGCTTTTCCTCTGTCACAACGCCCAAATTGCTGCAGAACATGCAGAGTCAAATACCGTCCATCACCTTTGGAGGCTGCTTGACACAGCTGTACTTCTACATGTTTTTTGGAAACATGGAGATCTTTCTCCTTGTGGTCATGGcgtatgaccgctatgtggccatctgcttcCCCCTTCATTACACCAGCATCATGAGCCCCAAGCTCTGTGTTTGTTTATTGCTGCCTCTGTGGATGCTGACCACATTGCATGCCATGATGCACACCATGCTCATGGCTAGATTGTCTTTTTGTAAGAACAATGTGATTCTCCACTTTTTCTGTGATCTATCTCCTCTTCTAAATCTGGCCTGCTCAGACACTTCTGTTAATGAGTTGATGATATTAATCACGGGAGGGTCCTTTATTATTGTACCATTCCTGCTCATTGTTACATCCTATTCAAGGATTGTCTCCTCCATATTCAAGATTTCATCTACCCAGGGTATCTACAAGGTCTTCTCCACCTGTGGTTCCCATCTGGCTGTGGTGTCACTGTTCTATGGGACACTTTTTGGCCTCTACTTGTGTCCATCAACTAATTACTCTCCTGTGAAAGAAACCACCATGACCATGATGTACACTGTGGTGACTCCCATGCTAAATCCCTttatctacagcctgaggaacagagatatgaagaTGGCCCTAAAAAGAGTTATCTGCAATAAGAAAATCTCCTTGTAA